A section of the Oncorhynchus gorbuscha isolate QuinsamMale2020 ecotype Even-year linkage group LG06, OgorEven_v1.0, whole genome shotgun sequence genome encodes:
- the hnrnph3 gene encoding heterogeneous nuclear ribonucleoprotein H3 has product MSVNDDGYVVRIRGLPWSCTQEEVAGFFSDCNIVGKVNGVCFTFSKEGRPSGEAFVELKSAEDFKKAIAKDRKHMGHRYIEVFKSNRSEMDWVLKRSGPTDYDSCSGCMIRLRGLPFGCSKEEIVQFFAGLKIVPNGITLPMDYQGRSTGEAFVQFASKEIAEKALGKHKERIGHRYIEIFKSSRNEIRAYYELPRRMMGQRPSPYDRPMMERGGFFPGPGRGGALLDQMRGGGYSGGYGGFDNYNGFSNYCFGNGMFDDRIRGDRGRAIGGHGYGGAGDHSSHSGSHSGFHSGHFVHMRGLPFRATEGDIANFFSPLTPVRVHIDFGPNGKSTGEADVEFRSHEDAVSAMSKDKNHMQHRYIELFLNSTASGASEMGRGGGFYGNSGGMGLRRSGLRGMF; this is encoded by the exons ATGTCTGTGAATGATGATGGGTATGTGGTGAGAATTCGTGGCTTGCCTTGGTCCTGCACCCAGGAAGAGGTGGCAGGGTTCTTCTCTG ATTGTAACATCGTCGGGAAAGTGAATGGAGTGTGCTTCACGTTTTCCAAAGAAGGAAGGCCCAGTGGAGAAGCTTTCGTGGAGCTGAAATCAGCAGAGGATTTTAAAAAAGCCATAGCAAAGGATAGGAAACACATGGGTCATCGCTATATTGAAG TTTTCAAGTCAAACCGTAGCGAGATGGACTGGGTGTTGAAACGCAGCGGCCCTACTGACTACGACAGCTGCAGCGGGTGTATGATACGTCTCCGGGGACTTCCTTTTGGATGCAGTAAGGAGGAGATAGTGCAGTTCTTTGCAG GGTTGAAAATCGTGCCAAATGGGATAACATTGCCGATGGACTACCAGGGGAGGAGCACAGGGGAAGCCTTCGTGCAGTTTGCCTCAAAGGAGATAGCAGAAAAGGCACTGGGGAAACACAAGGAAAGAATAGGGCACAG GTACATAGAAATCTTTAAGAGCAGCCGGAATGAGATCCGAGCTTACTATGAGCTCCCCAGAAGGATGATGGGGCAGAGACCCAGTCCCTACGACAGGCCCATGATGGAGCGAGGTGGGTTCTTCCCTGGTCCAGGACGGGGGGGTGCTCTTTTGGACCAAATGCGTGGAGGAGGCTACAGTGGGG GCTATGGCGGGTTTGACAACTACAATGGCTTCAGTAATTACTGTTTTGGCAATGGCATGTTTGATGACCGAATAAGGGGCGATAGAGGAAGAG CTATAGGTGGCCATGGCTATGGTGGTGCAGGTGATCATAGCTCCCACAGCGGTTCCCACAGCGGCTTCCATAGTGGCCATTTTGTACACATGAGGGGCCTGCCTTTCCGTGCCACTGAGGGAGACATAGCCAAT TTCTTCTCCCCATTGACTCCTGTGCGAGTTCATATCGACTTTGGACCAAATGGGAAATCCACAGGCGAGGCCGATGTTGAGTTTAGGTCTCATGAAGATGCTGTTTCAGCTATGTCAAAGGACAAGAATCACATGC AACATCGATACATTGAGCTCTTCTTAAACTCAACTGCTAGTGGAGCATCTGAAATGG GCCGCGGCGGCGGTTTCTATGGTAACTCAGGAGGCATGGGCTTGAGACGGAGTGGACTGAGGGGGATGTTCTAA
- the LOC124038437 gene encoding phenazine biosynthesis-like domain-containing protein, producing the protein MEIPVFIVDAFTNLPFKGNPAAVCPLLHELQDDMYQKIAAEMNLSETAFIISLNSKDDFSSGARFRLRWFSPTNEVPLCGHATLASAAVLFYKKKNVNTTVVFETLSGELYVQQQGESIVMDFPLNKPTPLGLNEFKDIVNAAVGDQPVREVCLCGTTKKLMVRLADTCDRSVLTSLQPDPAVLLRVNTGGRVRGLIVTMIGAPGCQPGYDFYSRNFSPWFGIPEDPVTGSAHTVLAGYWSEKLGKKKMLAYQCSSRGGELELELRDDGRLNIAGQAVTVLQGILTV; encoded by the exons ATGGAGATTCCAGTATTCATTGTTGATGCATTTACCAATTTACCTTTCAAAGGAAATCCTGCAGCAGTTTGTCCCCTTTTACAT GAATTGCAGGATGATATGTACCAGAAAATTGCTGCTGAGATGAACCTGTCAGAGACTGCCTTCATCATAAGTCTAAATTCAAAAGATGACTTCAGCTCAG GAGCACGCTTCCGCTTGCGTTGGTTCAGCCCCACCAATGAGGTTCCTCTGTGTGGACATGCCACCCTAGCTTCAGCTGCTGTACTGTTTTACAAAAAAA aaaatgtcaacacaacagtggtatttGAGACTTTGAGTGGAGAGCTGTATGTGCAACAACAGGGGGAATCTATAGTGATGGATTTCCCTCTGAACAAACCTACTCCGCTG GGTCTCAATGAATTTAAAGACATAGTTAAT GCTGCTGTGGGAGACCAGCCGGTTCGAGAAGTGTGCCTCTGTGGCACCACCAAAAAGCTAATGGTGCGCCTTGCTGACACTTGTgacag GTCAGTGCTCACATCCCTGCAGCCAGACCCAGCAGTTCTTCTCCGTGTAAACACTGGAGGAAGGGTTAGGGGTCTGATTGTCACCATGATTGGAGCCCCTGGCTGTCAGCCTGGCTATGACTTCTACTCCAGAAACTTCTCCCCCTGGTTTGGGATTCCTGAGGACCCTGTGACTG GCTCTGCACATACTGTCCTTGCAGGCTACTGGTCTGAGAAACTGGGCAAGAAAAAGATGCTGG CCTATCAGTGCTCCAGTCGTGGTGGGGAGTTGGAGCTGGAACTACGGGATGATGGCAGACTGAATATCGCTGGCCAGGCTGTAACCGTCCTGCAAGGGATTCTAACTGTGTAA
- the dna2 gene encoding DNA replication ATP-dependent helicase/nuclease DNA2 isoform X4, with protein MEVENSAVRDRGTDGKGVTSENHLEGLEDNWFDEKMEEIFSNTEEKSNVGKKKGIPDHVILTTGLHNRYWILDVQEIHGARGSVEKHLSITASKTSHPTEICILKDGWESTPVSMGDVVHLEGQCVSGTWLIDRESGFLVLLPDVLISGTSIASGIRCMRRAVLGEMFKCFDGGSKQMLNGTIVHDIFQKAAMSGDFSMERLQLLANQALLSPNYLGDMYTLKLTQEDMKQEIWEYLPALTEWARDYLHTSPQAGKKLLSLKLPSDGALSWQDSACSIAVTDFVDIEENIWSPRFGLKGKIDVTAGVRIHRKGRPPLNRVMPLELKTGKESNSIEHRSQVILYTLMSLERRSDAEAGFLLYLKTGNLHPIVGNHMDRRELLKLRNTLAHHVGNSMEKEGKTRMAPLPGIITDRQACKWCPQIRNCALYDRAIESRAPDYYSSESQQLLVQQESEHLTEAHLLYFSHWLLLCALETHTMERKGGRHNIWLQSAQEREKSGGCMGNMQLIGPVKNQSDGVYIHRFERRRGGEQGVTGLIVGDRVVVSDHDLQLIGVAAGYVTDVSSTAVSCSLDRDLSKCSSDVVFRLDQDEGVMGLSTHLVNLSKMMKRSPSSERLRELIVDFHPPQFIDNLSSVLPREAKDTVANILKGLNKPQKQAMKKVLLSKDYTLIVGMPGTGKTTTICTLVRILHACGFSVLLTSYTHSAVDNILLKLRRFKVGFLRLGRAQKVHPDILAYTEERCRTNGIHTLPELENLYNKELVVATTCMGVKHPIFSRRRFDFCIVDEASQISQPVCLGPLFYAQRFVLVGDHQQLSPIVQNREARLLGMDESLFKRLERKSEAVVQLNVQYRMNSKIMALSNTLMYGGRLECGSERTASAMLTLPSQGSVQRELELSLGRPEDLAWVQAALEPLNPVCFLDTTQVPALETVDQGGISNQTEAALVHGLVSLLLKAGCRASDIGVIAPYRQQLKAISGLLAGPAFSTVEVNTVDKYQGRDKSVIIVSFVRSHPEGNLGELLKDWRRLNVAITRAKHKLLMVGSAPTLRRYAPLEKLLNHLTQESMVFQLPPAAHEVLPTMHL; from the exons GGAGTCGACACCAGTGTCCATGGGTGATGTGGTTCACCTGGAGGGCCAATGTGTCTCAGGTACctggctgatagacagggagtcGGGATTCTTGGTGCTTCTCCCTGACGTGCTCATATCTGGCACTAGCATCGCCAGCGGGATCCGATGTATGAGACGGGCCGTGCTGGGGGAAATGTTCAAG TGTTTCGACGGAGGCTCCAAACAGATGCTGAACGGTACGATAGTTCATGACATCTTCCAGAAAGCTGCAATGTCTGGAGACTTCTCTATGGAAAGGCTGCAACTGCTGGCCAACCAAGCCCTGCTCAGCCCCAACTACCTGGGAGACAT GTACACCCTGAAACTGACTCAGGAGGACATGAAGCAGGAGATTTGGGAGTACCTGCCTGCACTGACAGAATGGGCCAGAGATTACCTTCACACCTCTCCACAGGCAGGCAAGAAACTGTTATCTCTCAAATT GCCAAGTGATGGGGCACTGAGCTGGCAGGACTCCGCATGCAGCATTGCTGTCACAGATTTTGTGGACATTGAGGAAAACATTTGGTCGCCACGTTTCGGCCTGAAGGGTAAAATTGACGTGACAGCAGGGGTGCGTATTCATCGCAAGGGCAGGCCTCCACTCAACAGGGTAATGCCTTTGGAGCTGAAGACTGGCAAAGAGTCCAACTCCATTGAACACCGCAGCCAG GTCATCCTTTACACTCTGATGAGCTTAGAGAGACGCAGTGATGCAGAGGCAGGATTCCTGCTCTACCTGAAGACTGGCAACCTGCATCCTATAGTCGGGAACCACATGGACAGAAGAG agctgttGAAATTAAGGAACACCCTGGCGCATCACGTTGGCAATAGTATGGAGAAGGAAGGCAAGACACGGATGGCACCTCTACCAGGgatcatcacagacagacaggcctgcaAGTGGTGTCCCCAGATCAGGAACTGTGCTCTCTATGACAG ggCCATTGAGAGCAGGGCTCCAGACTACTACTCCAGTGAGTCACAGCAGTTGTTGGTGCAACAGGAGAGTGAGCACCTGACAGAGGCACACCTGCTCTACTTCAGCCACTGGCTGCTCCTCTGTGCCCTGGAGACTCACAccatggagaggaagggaggcCGGCACAACATCTGGCTGCAGTCTGCCCAAGAGAG GGAGAAGAGTGGGGGGTGTATGGGAAACATGCAGCTGATTGGCCCAGTGAAGAACCAGTCAGACGGTGTGTATATCCACCGCTTTGAGCGCCGTCGTGGTGGGGAACAGGGTGTGACGGGCTTGATTGTTGGCGACAGAGTTGTGGTGAGCGACCATGATTTGCAGCTAATTGGTGTGGCAGCTGGATACGTCACAGATGTGAGCAGCACTGCAGTAAGCTGCTCCCTGGATCG GGACCTTTCGAAGTGTTCCTCTGATGTTGTGTTCCGACTGGACCAAGACGAAGGGGTAATGGGATTGAGCACCCATCTGGTCAACCTCTCCAAGATGATGAAAAGGTCTCCTTCAAG TGAAAGACTAAGGGAGCTGATTGTGGATTTCCACCCTCCTCAGTTCATTGACAACCTCAGCAGTGTGTTGCCCAGGGAAGCTAAGGACACAGTCGCCAACATCCTGAAAG GGCTCAACAAACCTCAGAAACAGGCCATGAAGAAGGTTTTGCTCTCCAAAGATTATACGCTCATAGTTGGGATGCCTGGCACTGGGAAAACCACCACTATATGTACACTG GTGCGTATTCTCCATGCATGTGGCTTCAGTGTGCTGCTGACCAGCTACACCCACTCTGCTGTGGACAACATCCTGCTAAAGCTCCGGAGGTTCAAGGTGGGCTTCCTGCGTCTGGGCCGGGCTCAGAAGGTCCACCCAGACATCCTGGCCTACACAGAGGAGAGGTGTCGGACCAACGGCATCCACACACTCCCTGAGCTGGAGAATCTTTACAACAAGGAG CTGGTGGTGGCCACCACGTGCATGGGTGTAAAGCACCCCATTTTCTCCCGTCGTCGTTTTGACTTTTGCATTGTGGACGAGGCGTCCCAGATCAGTCAGCCAGTGTGCCTTGGGCCCCTGTTCTATGCCCAGCGCTTTGTCCTGGTGGGGGACCACCAACAGCTGTCCCCCATTGTCCAGAACAGAGAGGCTAG GTTGTTGGGTATGGACGAGAGTCTATTCAAGCGTCTCGAGCGTAAAAGTGAGGCTGTAGTCCAGCTGAACGTCCAGTACAGGATGAATAG TAAAATCATGGCCCTAAGTAACACTCTGATGTACGGAGGGAGGCTGGAGTGTGGCTCAGAGAGGACGGCCAGCGCCATGCTGACCCTGCCCTCCCAGGGCTCTGTCCAGAGGGAGCTGGAGCTGAGTCTGGGCCGGCCGGAGGACCTGGCTTGGGTCCAGGCAGCTCTGGAGCCTCTCAACCCTGTCTGCTTCCTGGACACCACCCAG GTTCCAGCCCTGGAGACGGTTGACCAGGGGGGAATCAGCAACCAGACAGAAGCTGCTCTGGTGCACGGCCTAGTCAGTTTGCTATTGAAG GCTGGGTGCAGGGCCAGTGACATCGGGGTCATTGCTCCCTACAGACAACAACTGAAGGCCATCTCAGGCCTACTAGCCGGGCCAGCCTTCAGCACTGTGGAGGTCAACACTGTGGACAAGTACCAGGGCCGCGACAAGAGCGTCATCATCGTTTCCTTTGTCAGGAGTCACCCAGAAGGCAAT CTGGGTGAGCTGCTGAAGGACTGGAGGAGGCTGAATGTGGCCATCACAAGAGCTAAACATAAGCTCCTCATGGTGGGCTCGGCCCCCACCCTGCGCCGCTACGCCCCCCTGGAAAAACTCCTCAACCACCTCACACAGGAGAGCATG GTCTTCCAGCTCCCTCCAGCAGCCCATGAGGTATTACCCACCATGCACCTGTGA